The genomic stretch GAGAGCAGGCATGTGAGTATGGAGAGGGGGCCGCCTCACAGTAGTGATTGTTGCCAGggaaggcacacacacacacgcacacacacacacacagtgcaccTCTCTGGAGGCGGGTAGCTGCAATAGAACAAAAGGCCCTCTTCAGCTGAGCACTGCTCTCTGTCAAAAACACAAGTCCCACAAGTGGATGAATGGTAGACCTGCTCAGACCACTTCAGGAAGGTGGTGAGGAGTATTATCACGGACACACAAAAACTGCCTATTTGGTGTCAGTAATCTAAAACAGGAGAACCACTGATTGAATATAACTAAATGTTATGGGGAAACATTCCTCCAGATAAGAAATTTGGGAAAAATATTTAGATAATTTATCTTCCATCTCCTCTCTTGTCTGAACTCCTTCCCACTACACTTGCACATTCCCCTCTGTAGATAAGTCTGACATAATACCCTGAGCTGGTTATGTTTTATCTTATCTGTTATGCTAACTCATCATCTCTATCAGCTATAATGGAGGGGGTGAAGGTTTTAAGATAGAAAGGTGATCAGTAACATGAAAAAGCGTCAGGATGTGTTGCCAAAAGCCAACAGCAGGTTCACAAAGATGGCGTTTTAGTTCAGCTGATGACGTTTTAATTACAGTTTACTCAAAGCTGCAGGAAGATGAACTTCCTCTGAAATTTCCGCAAATATTCCCAGTGATCAATATCAGATAAAAGTTATTACAGACAGTGCTATCAAAGTTACTTTTGAGGTGCTTGAACtggagtatttctgtttttgtgctACTTACCCAAATATTATAAATACCCAAATACCCAAAATATAAAGGTTACTGTTCTTCAACCCTTCATTTGAAAGACAactctttaaattttacaaccaaaaagtCAGAGTGGGACAGTGTCATTTAACAGgttaatttaattaattgtttgagGCCCATGGAGataaaaatgatccaatattccacaaaaaagcaaatatttgaaaagaCTTCAAAACACTGAGTACAAtttatgtatcagaactttttttttttattcttcttctttccaACCTCATTAATCATCATCACAACCCCTCAGATGTATGTATATGTTAAGTACATTTTGATGATAATATGTTTGTACTTTCACTGACGTatgattttgaatgcaggacagAAAGCAtatgaatacttcttccattgCCTTCAGTTGAAACCATCTTGATCTTTCATGTAGTCTACCTTGGAAAAAGGTAGTTTACTGTCAGGTTTACTGGCACATTTTACAAGTAAAGTCAATAATCATCAATAATCAGGGCATGTATGATATATGTGAATGACATATAACTCTGTTCTCATCCTTTGACTGTCAGATAAGACGGATAGGAGATGGAGTTAACCTAAAGTGAAATGTGAGGGTGTTGGAACattatcatgattatttaaGCTCTTTTATGGATGTGTTGAACTGTGGAAGACCAATTTCACAAAACTGCAATATCTAACCTGCACTTATTATCATATCTTATCAAAGTTTGAACTCAAGCTTGGATGATCTTTATCTCCATCTGAACAGAATAGAGAATTATATTACACTCAGTCGTCTCTTAAGATAATAAGTAAACTGAGCAAAATGTTGATGAAATATTCTGAGCAATTTGCTTATCAACCCCTTCGGGGGcggttttgtttgtttgcaatcggatgtatttaaaataattcttCATGAGAAGAGAACATGCCATTTCCTTTGAGCGTAGCTGCACTGCCCGGCCCCGCAGCCCTTGGAGTCTTTACGATAATCAAAAAGAACATCTCTGTAGTTGTTTTTACTGCCTCCCTGCTGATAGCTGCCCTCACACTGGGAGACACCAGGCCCTCCCTGCAGCTTGCATGGCGTCAGAGGATAGGAGGGTGCCTCTCAATCCGCTCCCTGCTCGCTGGTTCTGTGAGGCCTGACAGAACCACTGTTAGCCTCTTTTTTATCCTCAGAAGTAAAGTCTGTCATGTCTCGGGCCCCTCAAGCAAGGTGTACTTCATTATCTCTCATTAACTTCATCCTGTAAGAGCTGACTACACAAAAAGTACCATCAGTAGGATCCTCCCTGAGAAGTCGATGCAGTAACACATCTGCATCACCGTACCTGTGTATATGTAAATGATAAAGACAGAAGTTTTGGAGTTAAGAGAGCGGCGGCGGCCTCTGACCTTAGCAAATTTGTGTAATTATGTCAAAGCAGGAGCCGTAAGGGCAACCTGTTCTACATTCTTCACAGTACACGCTGCCCATTAAAGCATTCATTAAACACAGCTTAGCTCAGCGAGTGACCAGGAAATCTGATGGAATTAGTCTCAAGCTGTGTTTCCACCGCCGCAGACACACCTGACGAACCAAGACggctgttttcagtttcactgCTCAGCTTGTCGTCTGGTTTGAGGGCGACCAGGGACCGCTTCAGACCAAAATAGGTTGCGGGTTTATGTGACTAATGGACAGGCAAAAGAGCAGCCATGTTTCCACCTCTGACCTAACTGGAGACAAACATAGTTTGTGTTTCATACAGATTCACGTCACAGGTcctctgaaaaataaataatcatattcaGCATTTTCCAATACAGAAGAAATGTGATTTGCCGGCTCAATCGGTGCAGAGCAAGAAACTGACAAGAGACAATTTTTCAACAGAAATTCAATATAATTCTTTATGTGAATCATCTGATTGTGCCACACAATGCagcacataaacaaaaataagcaGGCACACAATCATTTGTGCTTCAGGAAGTCATCTCTATATTTTTAGTACTCTGAATAATGTACAATCACAGCATTTTAAAAGCTAAAGTGTCGTGTAAAACAGACTTTATGAAATAGTATTTTTTGTTGGCATTGATAAGAGAAAGATCCTGAAGCCCTTAATCCCAGAATAAGgaatataaagcattttataaaacatatcttcaaaaaaatattaatttttacTGGTCACAGCAGGTTTTCTTCAAATATACTGTTGGATTGTGcaggttgattgattgattgagttttacaaacaaatattcatgCATTTTAacacaattctttttttttccacaagtgATGAAGCAACTCTTATACAGAATGTCGTCTTTGATATAAAACCAGTTATTGACATTGTTTTATAAGCAGTTTGAAGTGCAGCTCTACAGAtgattgtgttgtgttgtcagTCTCTATACGCGTCATTCTTTCATGATTTGGCACCTTAAACATACTCTGACCGCTTCCTGAAGGAAACATCAGTACTCATCACCTGGTACCGCCGCTGCAGCACAGGCTGCGGCTCCACCTGTGAACATAAGCAAGAGGTGACCAGGAGGAGCCCGGCCACTATGAGCAGAAATCCTCCTGCCCAGCCGCAGAACAAAGCATCTCCAAACTCCCATCGTGGCACCACTTCAGGTACTGTTTCATCAAAGAAATGTATCACGGCTAAATGGGCCATATAGGACACAGGGATCAGACACAGCACTCCGGAGACCATTCCCAGCACCCCTCCCAGGATGGTTAAAGTCCTCTTGGTTCGATAGGTTCCCTGCTCCTTACAGCTGTTGATCAAGTAAAGTCCAGGTATAGCCACCAGGATTCCCAGCAAACCCACGACGAGGGAGGCGCACATGAGGATGCGGGCCAGCTTGAGGTCACTGGAAAGGCCCAGCAGGCTATCGTATGTTCTGCACTCCATACCCCCGACATCCTGCACCACGCAAGTCTCCCACAGGCCCAGCTCGTAACTCTCTATGGGCAGCAGCGCAGTGGACATGGTCAGCCACTGTGGTAAGATAGTGGTGGCTAAAGCGCACAGCCACGCTCCAACATAGACCAGCATCCCCAGCAGCTCCAAAGCGCAGGCGCATgtgtccatctctctctctctctttctctctctcactctggcCTCCACGCTTGACAGATCCGCAAGAGTTCTTCTCCGGCTGCACTTCAGATGGAGAGGCCCGTGGTGTCCAGTTGGGACAGAAGCTGCTCACAACACCTGATAATTAGAGTTGACCGCTCAGGCTCAGGACTCGCAGCTCTTTCACAAACAGTTCCCACTCAGAGGAGCACACATCTTCTGCTGCGGGGAGGAGAGGGGGCCCCGTTCGGCCCTCCCCTTTGTGGTCCTCCTGCTCCCGCTGCTGTGCCAATGGGCAGCAGGGGCAGAGGCAGAGATGGCCAAGCTTCCACAAGATCATTGTCAAATACGTTATGCAACAGCAGGCCACAGGGGGCACACTTCAATGTAGACGgcagtttaattttaaaaataattaactcCCTGATGTCCATTTATTGCATCCTGTTAGTCCTCAAGGAGACAATTTCAGTGtacaaatatgcacacaatTAACATGGGCTAGGGATAACAGGCTGAGCAGACAGAGATAAGCTTCTCTTCAGCAGAAatcttcactttttttaatctgtgtgaTTAAGATTaaaatttttacatttactacTTCCCTCTGAAGTGTCCATCCTGTAAACTTcaataaaatgtacataaattCATAAAGACATTATTATCAGTGTATTATGTATCTCCCAAAGGACACTTACAGAAATGTGTAACCAGTGCCTTCAagatcattcatttattatccATGTAATATCATTATgtaaggaaaataaaatgtgctCCATTGATAGAGGAGATTTATTGATGATCGCAGCAGTAGATATGACCAGTTAATGACATTACATTCATCAGTTTGGGATAGTTGCTCTCACACTCCGGCTTTTTGTTGCATGTGACTAAAAGTGAAACAACAGTGCAGCTTATTGTGTCCCCTCATATGAACACAACATAGCCTGTGGGAAATGAACGTAGGAGGATATAGATCAAAGCTgtgatgtgaaaaaatgtttcccagccacatacacacacacacacacacacacacacacacatagttgtACACTCCACAAGCAAATACGAAAACAAAAACGCACAGATAAAATCCCCAGCCTGCTAAACTCCTCCTCCTGTGGAGAACAAAATGCTCAGCTGACTGCACTGACTGTCAGACTGCAGCAGGAGTGCACTTCACTTGTCTGATGCACCGCTGACAGGAATCACTTTTCATTACAACACCTCTTCTCAGTTGAGCCTGTATTTCCTCTTACAGTCTCTTATGAGGAACATTTCCTCAAGGAAACAGGTATAAAGGAAGTATTTGTGATAATGACAACCAGTTTGTCAACACAAATCCTCCCTCACTGGAAATTCCACTTGATTTTCACGTCACACTCAATTTCAGTCACTGCACTGTCAACTGGAAAAAACTatgaggaaatgttttattagTGTTGTTGCAGTTCCTTTTAGTCACAGATAGGGGTCGACAAATGTCCTGTATTAcctaaaatgtcaacaaaactgtcagtcaaacacacacatacacacacacacacacacacacacacacacacacacacacacacacacacagtatatagtgtatatagtctatatatcaatatttatctattttattatCTGATAATTCTCTTATATCTGGTGTTCTATATTCTGCTCTTATTGTATACTTTTCTATCACTATTTAGTGGTCATGGGGAAATCACAGAGAGCACAGTGGCTGTGACCCCTGAACTCTGTAAAACTGTTCGCCTAAAAGTTGTGATGAGAGAAACATCAATTTTGATTCTGTTGCACTCACTGTAATACATTGCTTCTGCAGCTGGTAACTGTGGGCCCTTGTCTATAGCAAGTGTTTGGTTGTGAGGGGCCAATAATTGGTCCAAATTGTTCCCAAAATGTCCTCAGCGTCCCTAAATGGTGCTAAGTAGAGAGCTTTAGGATAAGGCTCTAAGGGACTTGGAGCCACAGAAGTGCTTAACTGACCAAATGTAGAGACTGACAGGTCAGGTTCTgtttatgtgattttaaaaagaataaaaagacataaaacagcaTCACCTTAGATCCATAATGTAGGTACATAGCCTGTAtaagtggttctcaaactttttcacatcaaggatccctaaactgacacaaaataGACCACGGTCCCCCATCAGATAAAATTTTTGCtcttagatgttttattacagaaagtgccCAAAgtagtcatacattctgtcattgtgttatttatggatggaattatagtgaaaataaattattcccctttttgctggggaccccttggaaccccctcaaggacccctgggggtccccggaccccactttgagaaccactggccTACATGATGAAGGGGCTATGGAAAGTGATGTGTAAAGTGGAGACAGCAGGTGGCGCTGCTGCATCACTGAGACAACTTGCAGTCAACAACAAACCACGACACTGTTGCTGCTTTCTTGATGTTGTCCgtagaattaaattaaattaaacgtCTTCAAACTACTGACCTATTTCAGTAACGTCCCCTTTTCagttaataatgataataattaattttatgaAGGTACCGGCCCGTTATATCATGCAGGTTAGATAGAGATAAAGTTTTATACCGCTGCCTCTTTATAACTCCTCGCTGCTGCTCACTGAGCTAACGTTAAGGTGAATAAACGTTAAATAAATGTGAGTATCGATGTTTTTTGCAGAGATAATGAACTTTAATGAAAGTGTTGAGCTCTGAAGTTTCCCTATTGGACAGAGGAGCTCGCTCAGTCGTACGTCCGACCGTTTATGCAAATTTGCTCTTCCCGAATATGGACACGGAGGAATGAAATATGGTGGAGGAGGCGAACATGGAGGATCGAGGACCGTGAGAgcgcggcggcggcggcggcggcggtgttttttttggagggggagTTGTGTGAAGAAACGTGGATGTACCTCCAGCGGGACTTTTTTCCAACGGACAACTTCGGTGGAAAGTTTTGTATTTACGTCTCCATTCTTTTGCGCCGACAAGTGCGTCGAGGTAGAGTTTGTTGTAATGCAGTGAAGACCGACTTTTCGGGGGGATAAAAAAGCAGGGCAGGGGGGCTTCAGCCCTCTCACCATCCCGACGCTATGCCGTGGGTCAGCGGCGGTAAGCGGAGAGAGAGCTCGGAGCTGCCGCTGCCCGCGGGCTGGGAGGAAGCCCGGGATTACGATGGCAGAGTGTTTTTTATCGACCACAACACCCGGCAAACTTCGTGGATTGACCCCAGAGATAGGTATGCTAAAGGCCTGGGAGTGTTGGgattacacacagtcacacaaagtCAGATTAATTCAACAAGTCCTAACAAACAGCCTTAATTTACAGGAGGAGATGCCAGGGCGGccggagggagggagggagggagggaggggggcgATGGCAGAGGGAaggcagttttgttttgttttttttaagggggggggggttggggtcAGGACAGTAAATTTCCCTCCATTCCCTTTAATGTGATACATTGTAGCTAGGACCGATGAATCAGCTGAGATTTGGCAGCAGTCGGCCACCCCACCTCTTGAAGAAGTTCCCATGCAAACACGGGATGTAACGCCCATGGTCACCTACCGTGCAGCTGCTTCTCTTCTCAAAGTAATGTTTTACCAGTTTGTCTCTTTAGTCTGACTGGCTTTGACTGGGTTAGACAGCAGCTCAGCCTTTCCGCTTTGTTATGTTTCAGAGGAGTTGGGTATCACCAAACAGCAAGCCCGCTCATGCTACTGTACATGTAGGCTATGAATCCTGCCAGTCTGGTCACCTGAGTTTTTTTACTAATCTGCCTCTTCCTCATGGAGGAGCAAACTTGATGTCTGTCTCAAATCTCAATCATTCAGACTCATCAGTAAACTCAGTAGATTTATGACTTCCAGTGACCTGAAACATTCCTGGTTCACACACCTAACACAGAGAGCTATTGTTatccagccccccccccccctttcctttttcataccaaaaaaaaaaaaaacacctcctTCAGACCAGTATGTCAAGAACAGCTCTGAAGTGTGCTCCATAATGCTGTATTTCAGTCTAAAATCACTCTTACAGTTGTGTGTCTCGCTGGATTTGAGAATGGAGCACAGCACGGCGAGAGCTTTAAACTTCAACTCCCAGAAATCTTTGTGAAAGTATGTGAGGAATGCTAGTTGGGCCACTGGGAAAGCTGCAAGGATGTGCTTTTGTGGGGACTGGGATTTCACCAGCCCAGAAACAGGCTCGATCAGGCATTCAAAGCAGACTTTGTGAGATTACTGGGAATTATAGCAAGTATTTTACTCTGCTGTACTATGAGGAGAAAAGCAAGAAAGTCACAGTGCCTCATGGAGTCGGATTTAAATGTCCGTCTCTCGCTGTGTAACTTGGATTATCCTCCTGTCCTTTTCAACAGTGTTTAACAGCAAACGCCACATTTTAAACCAGATTTCTTGCAGCTGATTTCAGCAGTGGGAATGTAGTAGCTGCATGTAATCTAGATAAGAAAAACCTGATTTCCTTGAAGGCCCCCTCCTCCCTGCAAGTTGATTAACCATTGTTATGTGAAGCTGATAGCAGTTTCAAAAGATCTTCTAGTCATCAGCGTTTGAGGGGGGTggacactgttttttttttttttttttttttttttttttttacgtttgCATGACTAAAGAATGTTTTCTGCATTCGTTCTGGTGCTGCTTAGTGATTTATAGGTTATCTCGGCCAGAAGAATCTCTTCTGTCACCACCTGATACTGGCTTTCCAATAAATCATGCCACTGTGCAACACTAAAGCTGACTTTCTGCTAACATGCAACGGATACAAAAAGGTGTCAGCTATTCAGTCGGTGTTGCCGCTCTTTACAGCTGCGGATAAACGCTCTGTTTTCATGCCACTTAAGCATGATGTGGATGGCAGGAGCAGAGAGATGATAAGAGTTTCCTactttttccttgttttgcGGTCTTCTTTTACGTGTGACAGCCTCTCTGTACAACGAAAATCAAAGACTGATAGTTTAAGGATGGTTGTCTGGTATCAACCACATGTTATCGTAggccatcatcatcatgagtTACAGGCTTTAACCAAGTGTGACGCGCTGCTACATGAGGCCGAGTCCCAGCCAGAGACTTAAAGACTTCGAAACAAAGTGATTGTGATCGGATTCCTGACGTGTCGCATGGAATCAGAAGAATGAACCAAATGCAGTCAGGTGCAGCCATCTGTCAGTGTAATGTTTTCATTATGATGGGAGCTTAGTCAGCTTGATACTAGCATCAAATTAATTGGAAAATGGAGTTTAATCAGGGATAAGCAGGGCTGAAACGATTAGTCCATTCACCAATAAGTCGATCGACCAAAAGTGAAAACCGCAGAAAttccaaacattctctggttccagcttcccaaTTATGacaattttctgcttttgtctgtCTTATGTGGTCTTAAATTGAATaactttgggtttttgactgttagtcaaacaaaacaagctagTTTGATGATCAAACAGTCACTTCAGAGTTCATACTCAGTCAGATTTCCCAGGAAAGTTTTCAGTGGTTCTTGGTAGattattcagtttgtgttggagACTGACATGACAAGTGTGAAATTCAGGGAGGGCTGAAAACATGCCTTATTTGGCAGGAATGAAACCTTCATGTTTTTGGCAAAATATGATCTGTGTTTGAAGCGAAACGCTGGCCTCAGGAGATCTCCTGAACTTCTGACGCCCGAGAAACAAAAGCTCAGTATCACAGCTTGTGTGAACACTTTGTAGGGCATCGCTCAGCGCAGGTACTACCGTCCTGTGATCTAACAGCTCGCAGCTAGGGTCGTCCGACGTGCGGGGAGCCTCGAGTCTGCCGGGCTGCAGAGAGGCGTGTCGGCGGCGGAGTATCGCCTAATCACTAAAACACAAGAGCCATTGAGCTGAAACATAATTGTCAATGATGATCATGATGTGTTGCAACGGAGCTGCGAATCAGCCAGAGTTCAAGTTTGTTCCTGCTGGCACAGGGGACGTCTGcaggcagcagagaggctgGATGGAGCTGTTTTTTGGTTAGATGACAGCATGTAGTGAAAAATTGGAGTGATGTGTGAACGCAGTGCGCAGATACCTGGGCAGTCGGCACATATCTTACTGTAATGCAGAAGAGCAGATTCTTGTGTCTATGATATGACCTGTAAACGTCGCGCTTTGCAAAACCCTTTACATCCCGTGCACTCGTTACCTTCACCCCTGATGATGATTACATCTTAAAAGGACGGTGGATACCTCGAGCGGCTCAGGGGCGGCCCTGCCAGCTCCTGCAGATAAGCCGAGCACTTCTGTGGGGCTTTTTTGTTACTGTGGAATGAGCGTTATGTTAGGCATGCCTACACTAATGCCCAGGGGCTCTGCTTGCTTGCGGCCCCAGACAAAGCAGCAGAACAGAGGCAGTTCCCACGtgtctgcctcctcctctccatccagGGCCCTGTAGGCCTCCTTTATTAGCTCTGTTATGCAACAGCCATGGCCGGCCTGCCGCTCAGCAAAGGGAGGCCTTTATGCTTGGTCACAAAGCACACCAAATTCAATTATTCTGGAAAGGGTGAGCTGTGTTTCCAGCACCGAAAGGTTATTCACATGCGCTGAACCCCGCTGTTATTTTGCTTCCCCCAGTGTTTTCATTATGATGgctcttttttgtcttttggtgGGGGGAGGTTGCGAACACGCCATCGCTTGATCCGGTGTCATTTTGCctatgtgttttctgtgttctttttCATGAGCACacaatgtgtttgtcttcagtATTCTCACTCCTTGTCCTGGGAGTTCAAACCTCTTTTCTCCAGAAGTTAAGTGTTACAGGCAGCCTCCCTTTTTACAATAAGACCACCGGGCCTTATTGTCCACGTTTCCCAACTGATTCCATTCATATCTGGGTGATTTACAACACTTACTAATTGCCTGGATATGACTTTGCATTAATtctcaaactgtgtgtgttggaaTTCCTTCTTCAATAGCTACAGTCAGCAGTCAGACCTGTAggttgcttgtgtttttttttttttgttttgtttttttttgtgtatattgtgaAGAATGCTACCTAAACAGGACATGCCAAACTCAGTGGACTAGCTTAGAGCTGTGGGacaccattgttttttttgccttccaCATATTTGCACAATACttattcaaaaaagaaaaatgtagtcGACAAGTAACACTGGCTCTGCCTGTTTGGTGTGTATGTTTCTCTACTTTGCAGCTTGTCAAAACTTCAAAAACTCTCAGAGTACATGTTAGAGGTGAAGTGTAACTATAAATTCTTAACAAATTCTCCTATGAAGTCAGACATATCATATTGTAGATGACAAGATCGACACCACTCGCTAAATTTGTGTGCTACatatgacaggaaatgaagccATGGCCAGCGTTGCTCTGTCCAAagctatttcctcctgtttccagtgtttatgctaagctaagctaaccagctactgcctgtagcttcatatttgacGCACAGACATAAGAGTGGTATTGACTTTCTTGTTTAACTATGGGCAAGACAGCAAAATATTGTGTTACTACATTTTGAATAAGTATTGTAGTCAAATCTGCTTTTAGACAGGCAAGTATTAGACTTTAATTCTTTGAATCCTAATACAACCCATAATGAAATCTGCAAGAAAGCTTCTTTTAGAGAGACAAGATGCTCACTGCCATTCAGATTGGATGCATTCACATTAAAACGATCATGGTCAGGATGTTACACTGTTCCTTTGACC from Thunnus albacares chromosome 9, fThuAlb1.1, whole genome shotgun sequence encodes the following:
- the LOC122989286 gene encoding putative claudin-24, encoding MDTCACALELLGMLVYVGAWLCALATTILPQWLTMSTALLPIESYELGLWETCVVQDVGGMECRTYDSLLGLSSDLKLARILMCASLVVGLLGILVAIPGLYLINSCKEQGTYRTKRTLTILGGVLGMVSGVLCLIPVSYMAHLAVIHFFDETVPEVVPRWEFGDALFCGWAGGFLLIVAGLLLVTSCLCSQVEPQPVLQRRYQVMSTDVSFRKRSEYV